In Streptomyces chartreusis NRRL 3882, the following are encoded in one genomic region:
- a CDS encoding MFS transporter: MLNAALGRLRRMNELSPTFRLLLAASFLIPLAGFMVMPFMSFFLHDRMKMDLEVVGLVIAVASFVQMSGGVVGGYVADRFGLRRTMVVALVIRTISFALFVVSIRAPALSIPALLLSAVGVALYLPANKAYVVRDCDADRRPLFLSLNNAALNSGMALGPLISGLFIMRAPMAVFAVASGIFAAVTLLHVKALPPDAEIRRPEPRKERGGAVRLLLIPPVITAALGFYAYMFFQNYLSLYVVAHYSSTVFSVLLLINGLLVVALQPVLAKRINGLGFPLATALSFALFACGLLLIGWAGLLAVVVGVVLISLGEVVLFLKSELEALRYSPDSPGVVFGNQRLATGIGAFASAWAGGWFYQRATDSPDGDSRFWIYCAVQAAIGGLLALAVSLLSRRNAAPADEETADEESAGPGRDADRTSSADRTTSDEQNASLG; encoded by the coding sequence ATGCTGAACGCAGCACTCGGACGCCTGAGGCGCATGAACGAGCTGTCGCCGACCTTCAGGCTCCTCCTGGCGGCCTCGTTCCTGATCCCGCTGGCCGGTTTCATGGTCATGCCGTTCATGTCCTTCTTCCTGCACGACCGGATGAAGATGGACCTGGAGGTCGTCGGCCTCGTCATCGCCGTGGCGTCGTTCGTGCAGATGTCCGGTGGCGTGGTCGGCGGGTACGTCGCCGACAGGTTCGGGCTCCGGCGCACCATGGTGGTGGCCCTGGTGATCCGCACGATCAGCTTCGCGCTGTTCGTGGTGTCCATCAGGGCCCCCGCCCTGTCGATCCCGGCGCTGCTGCTGTCGGCGGTCGGCGTGGCGCTGTACCTCCCGGCCAACAAGGCCTACGTGGTCCGGGACTGCGACGCGGACCGCCGGCCCCTCTTCCTGTCCCTCAACAACGCGGCGCTCAACAGCGGGATGGCGCTCGGCCCGCTCATCTCCGGCCTCTTCATCATGCGCGCGCCGATGGCGGTGTTCGCGGTGGCCTCGGGCATCTTCGCCGCCGTCACGCTGCTGCACGTCAAGGCGCTGCCCCCGGACGCCGAGATCCGGCGGCCCGAGCCGCGAAAAGAACGCGGCGGCGCGGTGCGGTTGTTGCTCATCCCGCCGGTCATCACCGCGGCCCTCGGCTTCTACGCGTACATGTTCTTCCAGAACTACCTGAGCCTGTACGTGGTGGCGCACTACTCGTCCACCGTCTTCAGCGTCCTGCTGCTGATCAACGGGCTGCTCGTGGTCGCGCTCCAGCCCGTGCTGGCGAAACGCATCAACGGACTCGGCTTTCCCCTCGCCACGGCCCTGTCCTTCGCGCTCTTCGCCTGCGGCCTGCTGCTGATCGGGTGGGCCGGACTCCTCGCCGTCGTCGTCGGCGTCGTGCTGATCAGCCTGGGGGAGGTGGTGCTCTTCCTCAAGAGCGAGCTGGAGGCGCTGCGTTACTCGCCCGACAGCCCGGGAGTGGTCTTCGGCAACCAGCGCCTGGCCACCGGCATCGGTGCGTTCGCGAGCGCGTGGGCCGGCGGCTGGTTCTACCAGCGGGCCACGGACTCGCCCGACGGCGACAGCCGCTTCTGGATCTACTGCGCCGTCCAGGCGGCCATCGGCGGGTTGCTCGCCCTGGCCGTCTCCCTGCTGTCCCGCCGGAACGCCGCGCCCGCCGACGAAGAGACCGCCGACGAAGAGTCCGCCGGCCCCGGCCGGGACGCCGACCGGACCAGCTCCGCCGACCGGACCACCTCCGACGAACAGAACGCCAGCCTGGGCTGA